One window from the genome of Salvia miltiorrhiza cultivar Shanhuang (shh) chromosome 7, IMPLAD_Smil_shh, whole genome shotgun sequence encodes:
- the LOC130993350 gene encoding uncharacterized protein LOC130993350, which produces MRNNSGETKIVQELILYAASAALSCLVLFVGLKQLDPNREASKKALEQKKEIAKRLGRPLIQTNSYEDIVACDVVNPEHIDVKFDSIGGLDAIKQALFELVILPLRRPELFSHGKLLGPQKGVLLYGPPGTGKTMLAKAIAKESGAVFINVRIGNLMSKWFGDAQKLVTAVFTLAYKLQPAIIFIDEVDSFLGQRKSSDHEALTNMKTEFMALWDGFTTDQNARVMVLAATNRPSELDEAILRRLPQAFEIGMPDRKDRVAILKVILKDETVEDDINYDRIAGLCEGYTGSDLLELCKKAAYFPIRELLDDEKSGKPSKEPRPLAQSDLERVISTTTKTNVAAVEFGRFSSQSSGLYQQRDPDDYQVQAAIGELSRLVVSQILNLQTGGQDP; this is translated from the exons ATGAGAAACAATTCGGGAGAGACAAAAATCGTGCAAGAGTTGATTCTGTACGCGGCGAGCGCCGCTCTCAGTTGTCTGGTGCTGTTCGTGGGGCTGAAGCAATTGGACCCCAATCGCGAAGCCTCCAAAAAGGCCCTAGAACAGAAGAAGGAGATCGCCAAGCGCTTAGGCCGTCCTCTTATTCAAACCAATTCGTATGAG GATATTGTAGCTTGTGATGTAGTCAACCCAGAGCACATAGATGTCAAATTTGACAGCATTGGAGGATTGGATGCCATTAAACAAGCATTATTTGAATTAGTTATTCTTCCGCTGCGAAGACCTGAACTATTTTCTCATGGGAAGCTTCTTGGTCCACAAAAAGGAGTTCTGCTGTATGGACCACCCGGTACTGGGAAGACAATGCTTGCTAAAGCAATTGCGAAAGAGTCTGGAGCTGTCTTCATTAATGTCAGAATAGGCAATCTAATGAGCAAATGGTTTGGTGATGCACAAAAACTAG TGACTGCTGTGTTCACCTTGGCCTACAAACTTCAGCCCGCAATCATTTTTATTGATGAAGTGGACAGTTTTCTTGGTCAACGCAAATCTTCAGACCATGAAGCACTAACAAACATGAAAACTGAATTCATGGCTTTGTGGGATGGTTTCACCACAGACC AAAATGCTCGTGTTATGGTACTAGCTGCAACCAATCGTCCATCAGAACTTGATGAAGCGATTCTTAGACGCCTTCCGCAGGCATTTGAAATTGGGATGCCTGATCGTAAGGATAGGGTTGCTATACTGAAGGTGATATTGAAGGATGAGACGGTTGAAGATGACATTAATTATGATCGCATAGCTGGACTATGTGAAGGTTATACTGGTTCAGATCTTCTTGAGCTCTGTAAAAAAGCTGCATATTTTCCAATACGGGAATTGCTTGATGATGAGAAATCCGGAAAACCGTCAAAG GAGCCTAGACCACTAGCACAGTCAGATTTGGAGAGAGTCATTTCTACAACCACCAAGACAAACGTTGCTGCAGTAGAATTCGGCAGATTTAGCTCACAATCATCAGGATTGTATCAGCAAAGAGATCCAGATGATTATCAGGTCCAGGCGGCAATTGGCGAGCTATCGAGGCTTGTAGTTTCACAAATTCTGAACCTTCAGACAGGCGGCCAAGATCCATGA